A region of Necator americanus strain Aroian chromosome I, whole genome shotgun sequence DNA encodes the following proteins:
- a CDS encoding hypothetical protein (NECATOR_CHRI.G2570.T1) produces the protein MSPFVLRLRDTAAADALFSEAYAAIDQGLCYEEYNDRENAASMYERGLNLITEAEKAKNAKRSDLYKHLMEAKPSVANRLKVLEKEIALYVLLKGENTTAPTYPTSLQVLQFSSPDSTPEKAVSDEGSKPSALIQVGPWVYPLVRGQTPVLRNDFGAYVVSNPTQENPGLAVAILLPSDIGPEVEQEFREFSVLSKFCDLRDQDVRKEFSEDENKLISRKIAQLLIAGGERIAWGVETTAVKVTSYLDDKAERYRSGIEPAEKPVSINPALKGSLLYMHKGSKLVAKCTRYLLDKVGDMGVSIGRSLASGAEKTFGKGSAAGVVSGTISVLGGGITGVSTVWMSLEDNSRSLCRSIANQTVQTVKLKYGDEASEATHHALFAAGHGSLAAAQLWDLGPRSIAGRMARRAGVQMVVNQSEKEIGKLKKKGIKRKRKTHEDPTESPLKEAHDLRCEENIGNVQVTSEIDECHSSANESDGEDQSTNFESKQRKSGVLYFSRIPPKFTPSRLQEYFEKHAPRMIGRVHCTRNKNAKTIENRFSEGWLEVKRKKVAKMLASRFDNTPVGGKKREYASSVLWNIKYLSSFKWVHLMEQLQYERAVSAHHMSAEIAQAKRVAAHFEEQVEKGRNLRKLEEKALKANGTWNKFQREIEQRKVLKSKRKRFKSSHAHSAAKDDDVLQMIFAE, from the exons ATGTCTCCGTTTGTTTTACGTCTTCGTGACACTGCCGCTGCTGATGCGCTCTTCTCTGAGGCTTACGCTGCCATTGATCAAGGACTGTGTTACGAGGAATACAATGACCGA GAGAATGCTGCATCAATGTATGAAAGAGGACTTAACCTTATCACGGAGGCggagaaagcaaaaaatgcGAAGAGGAGTGACTTGTACAAACATCTAATGGAGGCGAAGCCGAGTGTAGCAAATCG ACTGAAAGTACTAGAGAAAGAGATTGCCCTTTATG TATTGTTGAAGGGTGAAAACACAACTGCACCAACGTATCCAACATCTTTACAAGTGCTGCAGTTCAGCAGTCCCGATTCGACTCCTGAAAAAGCTGTCTCGGATGAAGGCAGTAAACCGTCTGCTCTGATACAG GTTGGCCCATGGGTTTATCCTCTTGTACGTGGTCAGACTCCAGTTCTGCGCAACGATTTTGGAGCATATGTTGTATCAAACCCAACGCAAGAAAATCCGG GCCTAGCCGTTGCCATTCTGCTTCCATCAGATATCGGTCCTGAAGTAGAACAAGAGTTTCGAGAGTTTAGT GTTTTGAGTAAGTTCTGCGATCTTCGCGACCAAGACGTGAGAAAGGAATTTTCCGAAGATGAGAATAAACTTATAAGTAGGAAAATTGCACAGCTCTTGATAGCTG GTGGTGAGCGTATTGCATGGGGCGTTGAGACTACTGCAGTTAAGGTGACCTCGTATTTGGACGATAAAGCGGAAAG GTATCGATCAGGGATAGAACCTGCTGAAAAACCTGTTTCTATCAATCCTGCTCTTAAAGGAAGTCTTCTTTACATGCATAAAGGCTCAAAGCTAGTGGCGAAGTGCACGCGATATCTGC tGGATAAAGTTGGTGACATGGGTGTTTCTATCGGTAGATCATTAGCATCTGGAGCGGAAAAAACTTTTGGGAAGGGCAGTGCAGCAGGAGTTGTATCTGGAACGATAT CTGTGCTCGGAGGTGGAATCACTGGCGTTAGTACTGTATGGATGTCTCTGGAGGATAACAGCCGCTCACTTTGTCGTAGCATTGCAAATCAGACTGTGCAGACTGTCAAACTGAA GTATGGTGATGAGGCTTCGGAAGCAACCCATCACGCCCTATTTGCTGCCGGGCATGGATCGTTAGCTGCAGCGCAGTTGTGGGATCTTGGACCACGTAGCATTGCTGGCCGTATGGCGCGACGCGCTGGTGTCCag ATGGTTGTTAACCAGTCGGAAAAAGAGATTGGGAAgctaaaaaagaaaggaatcaa aagaaagaggaagaccCATGAAGATCCTACTGAAAGCCCTTTGAAAGAAGCCCACGATCTTAGGTGTGAAGAAAATATCGGAAATGTTCAAGTAACGTCCGAAATAG ACGAATGTCACTCTTCTGCAAATGAGAGCGATGGTGAGGATCAGTCGACCAATTTTGAGTCGAAACAACGAAAATCCGGA GTGTTATATTTTTCGAGAATTCCTCCAAAGTTCACTCCTTCAAGGTTGcaagaatattttgaaaaacatgCGCCTCGTATGATTGGGAGGGTCCATTGCACA CGAAACAAGAACGCAAAAACGATAGAGAACCGGTTCTCGGAAGGATGGTTGGAGGTAAAGAGAAAGAAGGTTGCGAAGATGTTAGCTTCACGTTTCGATAACACTCCTGTAGGAGGAAAGAAGAGGGAGTACGCTTCGAGTGTTTTGTGGAACATCAAGTACCTGAGTTC ATTCAAGTGGGTTCACCTAATGGAGCAGCTACAGTACGAACGTGCGGTATCAGCTCACCACATGAGTGCAGAAATAGCTCAAGCAAAGCGTGTGGCCGCGCACTTCGAAGAACAAGTGGAAAAGGGACGAAATCTCAGGAAGTTAGAGGAGAAG GCACTGAAAGCAAATGGAACTTGGAACAAATTCCAACGTGAAATCGAGCAAAGGAAGGTGTTAAAGTCAAAGCGAAAACGGTTCAAGTCGAGCCATGCACATTCTGCTGCGAAAGACGATGATGTGCTACAAATGATATTTGCTGAATAA
- a CDS encoding hypothetical protein (NECATOR_CHRI.G2571.T1) yields the protein MLYVVVLLSFATIAHSQMVRQCTCQEFEPCKNTAAGNIMQCADQCQGQITSLGASYPALRGCLMSKQAMLNSAIGCQTQQLAGACAAGGGGMVPKRYPETLKLAAYAEINSMLARSGIQAEAKGYLAAGKKFATCIMKCMERGSGNCFKKLGCGLALPPDNVLVQSSKQCAMRSGFNTNGVRDLCQCIAGAGVRGLAPLCARIQIS from the exons ATGTTGTACGTCGTGGTTCTGCTATCTTTTGCCACGATCGCTCATTCCCAAATGGTTCGGCAATGCACATGCCAGGAATTCGAGCCGTGTAAAAATACAGCGGCCGGGAACATTATGCAGTGTGCTGACCAATGCCAG GGCCAAATAACCTCACTAGGTGCCTCGTATCCAGCCTTGAGAGGTTGTCTAATGTCAAAGCAAGCAATGCTCAACTCTGCTATCGGCTGCCAAACCCAACAGTTAGCCGGAGC ATGTGCGGCAGGTGGAGGTGGAATGGTTCCAAAACGGTACCCAGAAACATTGAAGTTAGCCGCTTACGCTGAGATAAATTCCATGCTAGCTAGATCGG GCATCCAGGCAGAGGCAAAAGGTTACTTAGCAGCCGGTAAGAAGTTCGCCACCTGCATCATGAAATGCATGGAACGTGGTTCGGGCAACTGTTTCAAAAAACTTGG GTGCGGTTTGGCTCTTCCTCCCGACAACGTCCTGGTTCAGTCCTCTAAACAGTGCGCCATGCGCAGCGGTTTTAACACCAACGGAGTGCGTGATCTGTGCCAATGTATTGCTGGTGCTGGCGTCAG AGGTCTCGCTCCACTTTGCGCAAGAATCCAGATCTCATAA
- a CDS encoding hypothetical protein (NECATOR_CHRI.G2570.T3) yields the protein MVVNQSEKEIGKLKKKGIKRKRKTHEDPTESPLKEAHDLRCEENIGNVQVTSEIDECHSSANESDGEDQSTNFESKQRKSGVLYFSRIPPKFTPSRLQEYFEKHAPRMIGRVHCTRNKNAKTIENRFSEGWLEVKRKKVAKMLASRFDNTPVGGKKREYASSVLWNIKYLSSFKWVHLMEQLQYERAVSAHHMSAEIAQAKRVAAHFEEQVEKGRNLRKLEEKALKANGTWNKFQREIEQRKVLKSKRKRFKSSHAHSAAKDDDVLQMIFAE from the exons ATGGTTGTTAACCAGTCGGAAAAAGAGATTGGGAAgctaaaaaagaaaggaatcaa aagaaagaggaagaccCATGAAGATCCTACTGAAAGCCCTTTGAAAGAAGCCCACGATCTTAGGTGTGAAGAAAATATCGGAAATGTTCAAGTAACGTCCGAAATAG ACGAATGTCACTCTTCTGCAAATGAGAGCGATGGTGAGGATCAGTCGACCAATTTTGAGTCGAAACAACGAAAATCCGGA GTGTTATATTTTTCGAGAATTCCTCCAAAGTTCACTCCTTCAAGGTTGcaagaatattttgaaaaacatgCGCCTCGTATGATTGGGAGGGTCCATTGCACA CGAAACAAGAACGCAAAAACGATAGAGAACCGGTTCTCGGAAGGATGGTTGGAGGTAAAGAGAAAGAAGGTTGCGAAGATGTTAGCTTCACGTTTCGATAACACTCCTGTAGGAGGAAAGAAGAGGGAGTACGCTTCGAGTGTTTTGTGGAACATCAAGTACCTGAGTTC ATTCAAGTGGGTTCACCTAATGGAGCAGCTACAGTACGAACGTGCGGTATCAGCTCACCACATGAGTGCAGAAATAGCTCAAGCAAAGCGTGTGGCCGCGCACTTCGAAGAACAAGTGGAAAAGGGACGAAATCTCAGGAAGTTAGAGGAGAAG GCACTGAAAGCAAATGGAACTTGGAACAAATTCCAACGTGAAATCGAGCAAAGGAAGGTGTTAAAGTCAAAGCGAAAACGGTTCAAGTCGAGCCATGCACATTCTGCTGCGAAAGACGATGATGTGCTACAAATGATATTTGCTGAATAA
- a CDS encoding hypothetical protein (NECATOR_CHRI.G2570.T2): MSPFVLRLRDTAAADALFSEAYAAIDQGLCYEEYNDRENAASMYERGLNLITEAEKAKNAKRSDLYKHLMEAKPSVANRLKVLEKEIALYGTHKDEVLVPSEKHEKVKEELRGCLEEVGDAEADVIFSVPDGVQLFTIDGENTTAPTYPTSLQVLQFSSPDSTPEKAVSDEGSKPSALIQVGPWVYPLVRGQTPVLRNDFGAYVVSNPTQENPGLAVAILLPSDIGPEVEQEFREFSVQIVLSKFCDLRDQDVRKEFSEDENKLISRKIAQLLIAGGERIAWGVETTAVKVTSYLDDKAERYRSGIEPAEKPVSINPALKGSLLYMHKGSKLVAKCTRYLLDKVGDMGVSIGRSLASGAEKTFGKGSAAGVVSGTISVLGGGITGVSTVWMSLEDNSRSLCRSIANQTVQTVKLKYGDEASEATHHALFAAGHGSLAAAQLWDLGPRSIAGRMARRAGVQMVKDLHEVRIGESLPIKTKPKDL, translated from the exons ATGTCTCCGTTTGTTTTACGTCTTCGTGACACTGCCGCTGCTGATGCGCTCTTCTCTGAGGCTTACGCTGCCATTGATCAAGGACTGTGTTACGAGGAATACAATGACCGA GAGAATGCTGCATCAATGTATGAAAGAGGACTTAACCTTATCACGGAGGCggagaaagcaaaaaatgcGAAGAGGAGTGACTTGTACAAACATCTAATGGAGGCGAAGCCGAGTGTAGCAAATCG ACTGAAAGTACTAGAGAAAGAGATTGCCCTTTATGGTACGCACAAAGACGAAGTCCTAGTACCTTCCGAGAAACACGAAAAG GTCAAAGAAGAACTGCGCGGATGCTTGGAGGAAGTGGGAGACGCAGAAGCTGACGTTATATTTTCCGTACCAGATGGTGTGCAGCTTTTTACCATCGAT GGTGAAAACACAACTGCACCAACGTATCCAACATCTTTACAAGTGCTGCAGTTCAGCAGTCCCGATTCGACTCCTGAAAAAGCTGTCTCGGATGAAGGCAGTAAACCGTCTGCTCTGATACAG GTTGGCCCATGGGTTTATCCTCTTGTACGTGGTCAGACTCCAGTTCTGCGCAACGATTTTGGAGCATATGTTGTATCAAACCCAACGCAAGAAAATCCGG GCCTAGCCGTTGCCATTCTGCTTCCATCAGATATCGGTCCTGAAGTAGAACAAGAGTTTCGAGAGTTTAGTGTGCAAATA GTTTTGAGTAAGTTCTGCGATCTTCGCGACCAAGACGTGAGAAAGGAATTTTCCGAAGATGAGAATAAACTTATAAGTAGGAAAATTGCACAGCTCTTGATAGCTG GTGGTGAGCGTATTGCATGGGGCGTTGAGACTACTGCAGTTAAGGTGACCTCGTATTTGGACGATAAAGCGGAAAG GTATCGATCAGGGATAGAACCTGCTGAAAAACCTGTTTCTATCAATCCTGCTCTTAAAGGAAGTCTTCTTTACATGCATAAAGGCTCAAAGCTAGTGGCGAAGTGCACGCGATATCTGC tGGATAAAGTTGGTGACATGGGTGTTTCTATCGGTAGATCATTAGCATCTGGAGCGGAAAAAACTTTTGGGAAGGGCAGTGCAGCAGGAGTTGTATCTGGAACGATAT CTGTGCTCGGAGGTGGAATCACTGGCGTTAGTACTGTATGGATGTCTCTGGAGGATAACAGCCGCTCACTTTGTCGTAGCATTGCAAATCAGACTGTGCAGACTGTCAAACTGAA GTATGGTGATGAGGCTTCGGAAGCAACCCATCACGCCCTATTTGCTGCCGGGCATGGATCGTTAGCTGCAGCGCAGTTGTGGGATCTTGGACCACGTAGCATTGCTGGCCGTATGGCGCGACGCGCTGGTGTCCag atGGTGAAAGATCTGCATGAAGTTCGGATCGGGGAGAGTCTACCTATAAAAACGAAACCAAAGGATTTATGA